ATAACTCTTTATCTTCAGGAGCTTCAAATTGGGGTCCAACGAGCGCGGACTTAAAAGCCAAACTAGAAGAGCGAAGACTTAATGGACTAACAAATGACATGCTGTATGCTTCGGGAAGTGGCCTTGATCCGCATATTTCACCATTAGCGGCAAAAGCTCAAGTGGCCAGAGTTGCTAGAGAACGTGGTTTGAGCAATAATGCTCTAATTGAACTTATTGAGAAGCATATAGAACAAAGACAAATGGGATTTTTAGGTGAATCAAGAGTGAATGTTTTAAAACTTAATTTGAGCCTAAATCACTTAAGTCCAGACAAGTAGGAGAAGCTTTTTTG
The nucleotide sequence above comes from Bdellovibrionota bacterium. Encoded proteins:
- the kdpC gene encoding potassium-transporting ATPase subunit KdpC, whose product is MKKQIVPALILFLAMTILTGILYPLSVTVIAQVFFKDKANGSLTMINGRIIGSELIAQKFENPKYFWPRPSAIDYNSLSSGASNWGPTSADLKAKLEERRLNGLTNDMLYASGSGLDPHISPLAAKAQVARVARERGLSNNALIELIEKHIEQRQMGFLGESRVNVLKLNLSLNHLSPDK